In Humulus lupulus chromosome 7, drHumLupu1.1, whole genome shotgun sequence, the following are encoded in one genomic region:
- the LOC133790213 gene encoding uncharacterized protein LOC133790213 has protein sequence MNTNFNFNRKKKMMVLTADESKTLYSLLRADQRPLHHIVSDFSSTFPTTSLPHYIACFSLSTLLQDKKMLNSTQRLIAFALLHQSYSAQTSSANPFLTLFITAACNDETEKYERAFLLLLLSSDTSSNGKEFLKQSATDYINGFDPSMHTFPQQAQLEQQYCDKLNPEPYNCPFKDGSVRNIVPDPDVPDGCDPNSSEFDLQWRDKPKIGSGDRDETVVGFLSNLSMEGLGPHWSRPVPPRLPVQAGELVWLNPGDNHELLWDYGMCVDTSRGTAVRDLITKALKGPLVPNQQEQVLLELANDPKLVYHCGLTPRKLPELVENNPLIAVEVLTKLINSPEIADYFTVLVNMDMSLHSMEVVNRLTTAVELPSEFIRMYITNCISSCENIKDKYMQNRLVRLVCVFLQSLIRNNIINVKDLFIEVQAFCIEFSRIREAATLFRLLKSLE, from the exons ATGAATACCAACTTCAATTTCAAtcggaagaagaagatgatggtCCTCACCGCCGACGAATCGAAGACGCTCTACTCTCTTCTCAGGGCCGACCAACGCCCTCTCCACCACATCGTCTCCGACTTCAGCTCCACCTTCCCCACCACCTCTCTCCCTCACTACATCGCCTGCTTCTCTCTCTCCACTCTCTTACAG GACAAGAAGATGCTCAACTCGACTCAGCGTTTGATTGCGTTTGCCCTTCTTCATCAATCTTATTCTGCTCAGACTTCTTCTGCGAATCCCTTCCTCACTCTATTTATCACT GCTGCCTGCAATGATGAAACTGAAAAGTACGAGAGGGCATTTCTTCTTCTGCTTTTAAGCTCGGATACCTCCAGTAATGGCAAAGAG TTTCTTAAACAATCTGCTACAGATTACATCAACGGTTTTGATCCCTCAATGCAC ACATTCCCTCAGCAAGCACAGTTGGAACAGCAATACTGTGACAAACTTAATCCAGAGCCTTATAACTGCCCATTTAAAGATGGTTCAGTTAGAAATATTGTCCCAGACCCCGATGTTCCCGATGGTTGCGATCCTAATTCATCAGA GTTTGATTTGCAATGGAGAGACAAACCTAAGATTGGATCTGGTGATAGAGATGAGACAGTTGTGGGGTTCCTGTCAAATCTGTCAATGGAAGGGTTAGGTCCTCATTGGAGCCGGCCTGTTCCACCAAGACTCCCAGTCCAGGCTGGTGAA TTGGTATGGCTAAACCCTGGTGATAATCATGAACTATTATGGGACTATGGTATGTGTGTTGATACTAGCAGAGGAACAGCAGTAAGAGACTTGATCACCAAAGCTTTGAAGGGGCCACTTGTTCCTAACCAACAAGAG CAAGTTCTATTGGAATTGGCAAATGACCCCAAGCTTGTATATCATTGCGGACTCACACCAAGAAAGCTACCA GAACTTGTGGAAAATAATCCTCTTATTGCTGTTGAAGTTCTTACTAAGTTGATAAATTCCCCTGAAATAGCTGA TTACTTTACAGTGCTTGTCAATATGGACATGAGTCTTCACTCAATGGAGGTTGTGAACAGACTAACAACTGCAGTGGAACTTCCTTCTGAGTTTATACGGATGTACATAACTAATTGTATATCATCCTGTGAGAACATCAAG GACAAATACATGCAGAACAGACTCGTGAGGCTCGTATGCGTTTTTTTGCAGAGCCTTATCAGAAACAATATCATCAATG TTAAGGATCTGTTCATCGAAGTTCAAGCATTTTGTATCGAGTTCTCGCGGATTAGAGAAGCAGCAACATTGTTTAGGCTTCTCAAGTCATTGGAATGA